In Perognathus longimembris pacificus isolate PPM17 chromosome 23, ASM2315922v1, whole genome shotgun sequence, a single genomic region encodes these proteins:
- the Hcfc1r1 gene encoding host cell factor C1 regulator 1 isoform X2, which produces MILQQPLERRPPGRALRDARATSGMTRSLDAREPLRKQFLSEENMATHFSRLSLHNDHPYCSPPTAFPPALPPLRSPCSELLLWRYPGSLIPEALRLLRLGDTPSSHYPATPTGDTMEV; this is translated from the exons ATGATCCTGCAGCAGCCTCTAGAACGGCGCCCCCCAGGCCGGGCCTTGCGCGACGCGCGGGCAACCTCGGGGATGACTCGGAGCCTGGATGCCAG GGAGCCCTTGCGCAAGCAGTTCCTTTCTGAGGAGAACATGGCCACCCACTTCTCTCGACTGAGCCTACATAATGACCACCCCTACTGCAGCCCCCCCACGGCCTTCCCACCGGCTCTGCCCCCACTCAG AAGCCCTTGCTCCGAGCTGCTTCTCTGGCGCTACCCTGGGAGCCTGATTCCGGAAGCCCTCCGGCTGTTGAGGCTGGGGGATACCCCCAGTTCCCACTACCCTGCAACACCAACTGGGGACACAATGGAGGTCTGA
- the Hcfc1r1 gene encoding host cell factor C1 regulator 1 isoform X1, whose product MILQQPLERRPPGRALRDARATSGMTRSLDASSPLLGAVPMSTKRRLKEEQEPLRKQFLSEENMATHFSRLSLHNDHPYCSPPTAFPPALPPLRSPCSELLLWRYPGSLIPEALRLLRLGDTPSSHYPATPTGDTMEV is encoded by the exons ATGATCCTGCAGCAGCCTCTAGAACGGCGCCCCCCAGGCCGGGCCTTGCGCGACGCGCGGGCAACCTCGGGGATGACTCGGAGCCTGGATGCCAG CTCCCCTCTCTTAGGAGCTGTGCCCATGAGCACCAAACGGCGACTGAAGGAGGAGCA GGAGCCCTTGCGCAAGCAGTTCCTTTCTGAGGAGAACATGGCCACCCACTTCTCTCGACTGAGCCTACATAATGACCACCCCTACTGCAGCCCCCCCACGGCCTTCCCACCGGCTCTGCCCCCACTCAG AAGCCCTTGCTCCGAGCTGCTTCTCTGGCGCTACCCTGGGAGCCTGATTCCGGAAGCCCTCCGGCTGTTGAGGCTGGGGGATACCCCCAGTTCCCACTACCCTGCAACACCAACTGGGGACACAATGGAGGTCTGA